A region from the Arvicola amphibius chromosome 12, mArvAmp1.2, whole genome shotgun sequence genome encodes:
- the Nr2f2 gene encoding COUP transcription factor 2 isoform X3, whose amino-acid sequence MPPTQPTHGQFALTNGDPLNCHSYLSGYISLLLRAEPYPTSRFGSQCMQPNNIMGIENICELAARMLFSAVEWARNIPFFPDLQITDQVALLRLTWSELFVLNAAQCSMPLHVAPLLAAAGLHASPMSADRVVAFMDHIRIFQEQVEKLKALHVDSAEYSCLKAIVLFTSDACGLSDVAHVESLQEKSQCALEEYVRSQYPNQPTRFGKLLLRLPSLRTVSSSVIEQLFFVRLVGKTPIETLIRDMLLSGSSFNWPYMAIQ is encoded by the exons ATGCCGCCCACCCAGCCTACCCACGGGCAGTTCGCGCTGACCAACGGGGACCCCCTCAACTGCCACTCGTACCTGTCCGGATATATTTCCCTGCTGCTGCGCGCAGAACCCTACCCCACGTCTCGCTTCGGCAGCCAGTGCATGCAGCCTAACAACATCATGGGCATCGAGAACATTTGCGAACTGGCCGCGCGGATGCTCTTCAGCGCCGTTGAGTGGGCCCGGAACATCCCCTTCTTCCCTGACCTGCAGATCACGGACCAGGTGGCCCTTCTTCGCCTCACCTGGAGCGAGCTGTTCGTGTTGAATGCGGCGCAGTGCTCCATGCCCCTCCATGTCGCCCCACTCCTTGCCGCTGCTGGCCTGCACGCTTCACCCATGTCGGCCGACCGGGTGGTGGCCTTTATGGACCACATACGGATCTTCCAAGAGCAAGTAGAGAAGCTCAAGGCGCTGCACGTCGATTCAGCCGAGTACAGCTGCCTCAAGGCCATAGTCCTGTTCACCTCAG ATGCCTGTGGTCTGTCTGATGTAGCCCATGTGGAAAGCCTGCAGGAAAAGTCCCAGTGTGCTTTGGAGGAGTACGTCCGGAGCCAGTACCCCAACCAGCCAACGCGGTTCGGAAAGCTTTTGCTTCGCCTCCCTTCCCTCCGCACGGTCTCCTCCTCTGTCATAGAGCAATTGTTTTTCGTCCGTTTGGTAGGTAAAACCCCCATCGAAACCCTCATCCGGGATATGTTACTGTCCGGCAGCAGTTTTAACTGGCCGTATATGGcaatccaataa
- the Nr2f2 gene encoding COUP transcription factor 2 isoform X2, which translates to MQAVWDLEQGKYGFAVQRGRMPPTQPTHGQFALTNGDPLNCHSYLSGYISLLLRAEPYPTSRFGSQCMQPNNIMGIENICELAARMLFSAVEWARNIPFFPDLQITDQVALLRLTWSELFVLNAAQCSMPLHVAPLLAAAGLHASPMSADRVVAFMDHIRIFQEQVEKLKALHVDSAEYSCLKAIVLFTSDACGLSDVAHVESLQEKSQCALEEYVRSQYPNQPTRFGKLLLRLPSLRTVSSSVIEQLFFVRLVGKTPIETLIRDMLLSGSSFNWPYMAIQ; encoded by the exons CTGTACAGAGGGGCAGGATGCCGCCCACCCAGCCTACCCACGGGCAGTTCGCGCTGACCAACGGGGACCCCCTCAACTGCCACTCGTACCTGTCCGGATATATTTCCCTGCTGCTGCGCGCAGAACCCTACCCCACGTCTCGCTTCGGCAGCCAGTGCATGCAGCCTAACAACATCATGGGCATCGAGAACATTTGCGAACTGGCCGCGCGGATGCTCTTCAGCGCCGTTGAGTGGGCCCGGAACATCCCCTTCTTCCCTGACCTGCAGATCACGGACCAGGTGGCCCTTCTTCGCCTCACCTGGAGCGAGCTGTTCGTGTTGAATGCGGCGCAGTGCTCCATGCCCCTCCATGTCGCCCCACTCCTTGCCGCTGCTGGCCTGCACGCTTCACCCATGTCGGCCGACCGGGTGGTGGCCTTTATGGACCACATACGGATCTTCCAAGAGCAAGTAGAGAAGCTCAAGGCGCTGCACGTCGATTCAGCCGAGTACAGCTGCCTCAAGGCCATAGTCCTGTTCACCTCAG ATGCCTGTGGTCTGTCTGATGTAGCCCATGTGGAAAGCCTGCAGGAAAAGTCCCAGTGTGCTTTGGAGGAGTACGTCCGGAGCCAGTACCCCAACCAGCCAACGCGGTTCGGAAAGCTTTTGCTTCGCCTCCCTTCCCTCCGCACGGTCTCCTCCTCTGTCATAGAGCAATTGTTTTTCGTCCGTTTGGTAGGTAAAACCCCCATCGAAACCCTCATCCGGGATATGTTACTGTCCGGCAGCAGTTTTAACTGGCCGTATATGGcaatccaataa